The following proteins come from a genomic window of Bradyrhizobium paxllaeri:
- a CDS encoding DNA topoisomerase IB yields the protein MIEPPDSAQAIVDPRDAAESAGLRYVSDERPGIRRKKAGTGFSYIRPDGTRLSGSDALKRIRALAIPPAWTDVWICPFSDGHVQATGRDAKGRKQYRYHARFREVRESTKYEHVVAFANALASIRETVREHMALRGLPREKVLATVVHLLETTLIRVGNDDYAKQNNSYGLTTLKNRHVAVEGNEVRIRFTGKGGKQWSLRVRDRRIAKIIKACQELPGQELLQYIDEQGNCQDVTSTDVNEYLKAITGKEITAKDFRTWAGTVLAAMTLSELQSFDSAAQAKRNLRSAIENVSARLGNTPTICRKCYIHPEVLNSYMDGNLVLEIKSQVESELRSAVANLKPEEAAVLALLRSRLAKQVEQPKHANHKESPSKPRVHAA from the coding sequence CTGATCGAGCCACCAGATAGCGCGCAGGCGATTGTCGACCCGCGGGACGCCGCCGAATCCGCTGGCCTGAGATACGTATCAGACGAACGTCCCGGTATTCGGCGCAAGAAGGCAGGGACAGGATTTAGTTACATACGACCCGACGGCACAAGGCTCAGCGGATCTGACGCGCTGAAGCGGATCAGGGCACTCGCGATCCCGCCCGCTTGGACCGACGTGTGGATCTGCCCGTTCTCGGACGGCCATGTCCAAGCAACCGGCCGTGACGCAAAGGGACGCAAGCAATATCGCTACCATGCCCGCTTCCGCGAAGTGCGCGAAAGCACAAAGTATGAGCATGTGGTTGCGTTTGCAAACGCGCTTGCTTCCATTCGGGAAACAGTGCGCGAGCACATGGCATTGCGCGGCCTGCCGCGCGAAAAAGTTCTGGCAACCGTCGTGCATCTCCTGGAAACCACGTTGATCCGCGTAGGTAATGACGATTACGCCAAGCAGAATAACAGCTATGGCCTGACCACGTTGAAGAACCGGCACGTGGCGGTCGAGGGAAACGAGGTTCGTATTCGCTTCACGGGTAAAGGGGGTAAGCAATGGTCGCTACGCGTACGAGACCGGCGCATCGCCAAGATCATCAAAGCCTGCCAGGAGCTCCCCGGACAAGAACTGCTTCAGTACATCGATGAACAAGGCAATTGCCAGGATGTCACATCGACCGACGTGAATGAGTATCTCAAGGCAATTACCGGTAAAGAAATTACCGCAAAGGATTTCCGGACTTGGGCAGGAACGGTGCTGGCTGCCATGACCCTGAGCGAACTTCAGAGCTTCGACAGCGCTGCTCAGGCCAAGCGCAATCTTCGCAGCGCAATCGAAAACGTCTCGGCGCGGCTCGGCAACACGCCGACGATCTGCAGGAAGTGCTACATCCATCCGGAGGTATTGAACTCGTACATGGATGGAAACCTGGTCCTTGAGATCAAGTCACAAGTCGAGAGCGAACTTCGGAGCGCTGTCGCAAATTTGAAGCCGGAGGAAGCCGCCGTGCTCGCCTTACTGCGGAGCCGGCTCGCCAAACAGGTGGAGCAGCCGAAGCACGCCAATCACAAAGAATCGCCTAGCAAGCCGCGGGTGCACGCTGCTTGA